Proteins from a single region of Pungitius pungitius chromosome 4, fPunPun2.1, whole genome shotgun sequence:
- the spi1b gene encoding transcription factor PU.1b — MLHPYRMESYLIPPHSEEMYDPEIYRHQIAEYYNPYVLDPDIQADHWDYHTHPHVHPVEFENLQEANFTELQSVQTLHAPSLLRQDAIRYEAEHLLDPNLGAHSHVLQQPVAFFPRAVYQPHVSQRSSDDEEHGARSPPLEVSDEECQRDRVSYMTPGELGNKKKIRLYQFLLDLLRNGDMKDSIWWVDSDKGTFQFSSKHKEALAHRWGIQKGNRKKMTYQKMARALRNYGKTGEVKKIKKKLTYQFSDEVLGKSHHERKYM; from the exons ATGTTGCATCCATACAGAATGGAGAGCTACCTCATCCCACCT CATTCAGAAGAAATGTACGATCCTGAGATCTACAGACATCAGATTGCAGAATATTACAATCCATATGTCCTAGATCCAGATATCCAGGCAG ATCACTGGGATTACCACACTCACCCTCACGTACACCCTGTAGAGTTTGAGAACCTCCAAGAGGCAAACTTCACGGAGCTGCAGAGCGTGCAAACTCTGCACGCGCCCAGCCTGTTGCGACAGGACGCCATACGGTACGAGGCAGAACACCTGCTGGATCCAAATCTTGGGGCCCATTCTCACGTGTTGCAGCAGCCG GTGGCGTTCTTCCCTCGGGCAGTGTACCAACCGCATGTGTCCCAGCGCAGCTCTGATGATGAGGAGCACGGAGCGCGGAGTCCCCCGCTGGAGGTGTCCGACGAGGAGTGTCAGAGAGATCGAGTCTCTTATATGACTCCAGGAGAGCTGG GCAATAAAAAGAAGATCCGATTGTATCAGTTCCTGTTGGACCTTTTAAGGAACGGCGACATGAAAGACAGTATCTGGTGGGTGGACAGCGACAAGGGGACATTCCAGTTTTCTTCCAAACACAAGGAGGCTCTCGCACACCGCTGGGGAATCCAGAAGGGAAACCGCAAAAAAATGACCTATCAGAAGATGGCTCGTGCCTTACGCAACTATGGCAAGACTggagaggtaaaaaaaataaagaagaagctGACGTACCAGTTCAGTGATGAGGTGCTGGGGAAGAGTCATCACGAGAGAAAATACATGTAG